One region of Salinibacter grassmerensis genomic DNA includes:
- a CDS encoding LysM peptidoglycan-binding domain-containing protein, with amino-acid sequence MSQRLADAGVAARAKQALVRHRTLRRFDFSPSVVRGRLTLRGDVDTREQYREAERVVTALSAVRAVTNEVTIDGRPAPDTDPSSSGRAYHTVQRGDTLSEIARRYGVSVQQLRRLNSGTSSLQPGERIRVR; translated from the coding sequence GTGTCGCAACGACTGGCGGACGCGGGTGTGGCGGCCCGTGCCAAGCAGGCTCTCGTCCGGCACCGAACCCTTCGGCGTTTCGACTTCTCCCCGTCGGTCGTGCGAGGCCGCCTCACCCTGCGCGGCGACGTCGACACCCGCGAGCAGTACCGCGAAGCGGAGCGCGTGGTCACGGCCCTGAGTGCCGTTCGCGCGGTCACGAATGAGGTGACCATTGACGGCCGCCCGGCACCCGACACCGATCCATCTTCTTCCGGCAGGGCCTACCACACTGTTCAGCGTGGAGATACACTCTCCGAAATCGCCCGCCGGTACGGGGTGTCGGTGCAACAGCTCCGCAGGCTCAACAGCGGGACCTCCTCTCTACAGCCCGGCGAGCGCATTCGTGTGCGGTAG
- the ggt gene encoding gamma-glutamyltransferase, which produces MRRSSLLPLLLCALLLAAPSALAQNGDGGGDRLTGPDFARSPVTAQHGMAATSQPLASQIAIDVLKEGGSAVDAAIAANAALGLMEPTGNGLGGDLFAIVHDPETDSTYGLNASGRSPRGLSYEDLQRELGERDQIPLLGHLPVSVPGTASGWGKLHERFGELPLREDLAPAIEYARDGFPLSQVIAYYWQGNVESFRENSDLIPTDNWRETYLIEGEDGEMRAPEEGEIFRNPDLAGTLETIAENGTDAFYEGEIARTIADYAERTGGYLRMEDLREHEANWVDPVSVDYRGVEVFELPPNGQGIAALQMLQILKGYDVADMGHNSTDYLHVQAEAKKLAFEDRARFYADPDFADVPVQELISEEYGARRRQLIEMDQVLSAPDAGSPRAVATSDLDPTMQKRLNSGDTIYLTVADSSGMMVSLIQSNYAGMGSGLVPDGLGFMLQDRGALFTMEKGHPNVYKPGKRPFHTIIPAFATKDGEPFLSFGVMGGGMQPQGHVQVLSNIVDFGLNVQAASDAARYRHYGSSSPTGEAMEGRGTLRVESGVSEDVVGALRGRGHSMDVGAGGYGGYQAIRWDPEEEVYWGGTEMRKDGYVIGY; this is translated from the coding sequence ATGCGCCGCTCCTCACTGCTTCCTCTCTTGCTCTGTGCTCTTCTCCTCGCTGCTCCGTCGGCGCTCGCCCAGAACGGCGACGGCGGCGGCGATCGCCTCACGGGACCGGACTTTGCCCGCAGTCCGGTGACGGCCCAGCACGGCATGGCGGCCACCAGCCAGCCCCTCGCCTCGCAAATTGCCATCGACGTGCTCAAAGAAGGGGGCAGCGCGGTCGACGCGGCCATTGCCGCCAACGCCGCCCTCGGCCTCATGGAGCCCACCGGCAACGGGCTCGGGGGCGACCTCTTCGCCATCGTGCACGACCCGGAGACGGACTCGACGTACGGCCTCAACGCCAGCGGCCGGTCCCCACGGGGCCTCTCCTACGAGGACCTGCAGCGGGAGCTGGGGGAGCGTGACCAGATTCCGCTGCTCGGGCACCTTCCGGTGAGCGTGCCCGGCACTGCCAGTGGATGGGGCAAGCTGCACGAGCGGTTCGGGGAGCTGCCCCTCCGTGAGGACTTGGCGCCCGCCATCGAGTACGCCCGGGACGGCTTTCCGCTCTCACAAGTGATCGCCTACTACTGGCAGGGCAACGTGGAGAGCTTCCGCGAGAACAGCGACCTGATCCCGACGGACAACTGGAGGGAGACCTACCTCATTGAGGGCGAGGACGGAGAGATGCGGGCGCCGGAAGAGGGGGAGATCTTCCGCAACCCAGACCTTGCGGGCACCCTGGAGACAATCGCCGAGAACGGCACCGACGCCTTCTACGAGGGGGAGATCGCCCGGACCATCGCCGACTATGCCGAGCGCACCGGGGGCTACCTGCGGATGGAGGACCTCCGAGAGCACGAGGCCAACTGGGTGGATCCGGTCTCGGTCGACTACCGGGGCGTCGAGGTCTTCGAACTGCCCCCCAACGGCCAGGGCATCGCCGCGCTGCAGATGCTCCAGATCTTGAAGGGCTACGACGTGGCGGACATGGGCCACAACTCCACCGACTACCTCCATGTGCAGGCCGAGGCCAAGAAGCTCGCCTTTGAGGATCGTGCCCGCTTCTATGCCGATCCGGACTTCGCCGACGTGCCGGTGCAAGAGCTCATTTCGGAGGAGTACGGCGCCCGGCGACGCCAGCTGATCGAGATGGACCAGGTGCTGTCCGCGCCGGACGCCGGAAGTCCCCGTGCGGTGGCCACGTCGGATCTAGACCCGACCATGCAGAAGCGTCTCAACAGCGGGGACACGATCTACCTGACCGTCGCAGACTCGAGTGGCATGATGGTCTCACTCATCCAGAGCAACTATGCCGGGATGGGCAGCGGCCTCGTCCCCGACGGCCTCGGATTCATGCTGCAGGACCGCGGCGCCCTCTTCACGATGGAGAAGGGCCACCCCAACGTCTACAAGCCGGGCAAGCGCCCCTTCCACACCATCATTCCTGCCTTCGCCACGAAGGACGGCGAGCCGTTCTTGAGCTTCGGCGTCATGGGCGGCGGGATGCAGCCCCAGGGGCACGTGCAGGTGCTTAGCAACATCGTCGACTTTGGACTCAACGTGCAGGCGGCCAGCGACGCGGCGCGCTACCGGCACTACGGCAGCAGCTCGCCCACCGGCGAGGCCATGGAAGGGCGGGGCACGCTCCGCGTGGAGAGCGGCGTGTCGGAGGATGTGGTGGGCGCCCTCCGGGGTCGGGGACACAGCATGGACGTGGGTGCGGGCGGATACGGGGGCTATCAGGCCATCCGTTGGGACCCGGAGGAGGAGGTCTACTGGGGCGGCACGGAGATGCGAAAAGACGGGTATGTGATCGGATACTGA
- a CDS encoding GWxTD domain-containing protein yields MTRFVFGLLGGMLLYSCAASLPARAQLDIPEIQGPSGTSQVETGVELLREGRHEEAVSLLRSALDTDSALVSPVHGAAAYWLGKAYEQADQAEKAQSTRRVGLRTLWDSGQFDARLADAYLRGLTPGQLRGERPYAVDIYRSLLGRVGTDTSEAMRSLSRRRVAQLAPLMADSALARVIQQDRSTAPAEWTFAPEAGAALVEWWRGLDPLPATDANERLEEHLTRLVRVRKNFACAERASALDDRGLVHLRFGSPYKQRALNYEDGEFFQEVYRFGVNVPPSSFPKSEIWLYTHIDESGFYLFAEDNTSECFRQAKANELMPGYLTRQRADTERGLNIAYSALMAMRAIYRELALFHINFSTRYSKIANYASWQEMQATAARAAERSGGSASGSAGQRSTKVGAGVGQTRRVFSNPSVGYDYPTRFVSRMVRRAEREDREAVERREDAMPRQHTTLLDETARLPVSVRTARFLDPDGTTRTEVYWGVPAARLQLGEANSLSSSLIAVSAAQYDDEHRLSQRTRRRYPVEVQPGTDSRMIVPSPLTLEGATDRYHLGLQWGQYQLWASESASEGKRLGPKRRVATARADSLEPLRAEGPAVEMSDVKVLTLPDTSAQSLIRPTEQATPYPFRALTGDTPLLLSFELYHLAYGADDRTRYSIAYEASGETKRGWTEIFRGTDTQRTSTEMTMAGTDRRTEEAILLDLSEIERDEPQDVRVTVRVTDEVTGTTVSRDVEFVLQPRGTSAPQ; encoded by the coding sequence GTGACACGCTTTGTATTTGGGCTACTTGGGGGAATGCTTCTGTACTCGTGCGCTGCTTCTCTCCCCGCACGGGCCCAGCTCGACATCCCAGAGATTCAGGGCCCGTCCGGGACGTCCCAGGTCGAAACGGGGGTTGAGCTGCTCCGCGAGGGGCGGCACGAGGAGGCCGTCTCCCTACTGCGTTCGGCGCTGGACACCGATTCCGCGCTCGTCTCTCCCGTCCACGGTGCGGCCGCCTACTGGTTGGGCAAAGCCTACGAGCAGGCCGACCAGGCGGAGAAGGCACAATCGACGCGGCGTGTAGGGCTCCGGACGCTCTGGGACAGCGGGCAGTTCGACGCCCGCCTCGCCGACGCGTATCTCCGCGGGCTTACGCCGGGGCAACTTCGGGGCGAGCGACCTTACGCGGTCGACATCTACCGGTCCCTCCTTGGTCGGGTTGGCACCGATACATCGGAGGCCATGCGGTCGCTCTCCCGCCGCCGAGTGGCGCAGTTGGCCCCCCTCATGGCCGACTCTGCACTGGCCCGTGTCATCCAGCAAGATCGCTCCACGGCTCCCGCAGAGTGGACCTTCGCGCCCGAGGCCGGGGCAGCCCTCGTGGAGTGGTGGCGCGGACTCGATCCCCTTCCAGCCACCGACGCGAACGAGCGCTTAGAGGAGCACCTCACCCGGCTCGTGCGGGTGCGCAAGAACTTTGCGTGTGCCGAGCGGGCCAGCGCGCTCGATGACCGAGGGCTCGTGCACCTCCGGTTTGGGAGCCCTTACAAGCAGCGCGCCCTCAACTACGAGGACGGGGAGTTCTTTCAAGAGGTCTACCGCTTCGGGGTGAACGTCCCTCCGTCCAGCTTCCCGAAGAGCGAAATCTGGCTGTACACCCACATCGACGAGTCTGGCTTCTACCTGTTTGCCGAAGACAACACGTCGGAGTGCTTCCGGCAGGCGAAAGCCAATGAGCTCATGCCGGGGTACCTGACTCGGCAGCGCGCGGATACGGAGCGGGGGCTCAACATTGCCTATTCCGCCCTCATGGCCATGCGGGCCATCTACCGGGAGCTGGCCCTGTTCCACATCAACTTCAGCACGCGGTACTCGAAGATCGCCAACTACGCAAGCTGGCAGGAGATGCAGGCGACGGCCGCGAGAGCGGCCGAGCGTTCCGGCGGCAGTGCATCCGGTTCGGCTGGCCAGCGGTCGACGAAAGTGGGAGCGGGCGTCGGGCAGACCCGGCGCGTCTTCTCGAACCCGTCGGTCGGCTACGACTATCCGACCCGGTTCGTCTCCCGCATGGTGAGGCGGGCCGAGCGTGAAGACCGGGAGGCAGTAGAGCGGCGTGAGGACGCGATGCCTCGTCAGCACACCACCCTCCTCGACGAGACGGCGCGACTTCCGGTGTCGGTGCGGACGGCGCGGTTCCTCGACCCGGATGGCACCACCCGCACGGAGGTCTACTGGGGCGTGCCGGCCGCTCGGCTGCAATTGGGCGAGGCCAACTCGCTCTCGTCGTCCCTGATCGCTGTCTCGGCGGCACAGTACGACGATGAGCACCGGCTGTCGCAGCGGACACGCCGTCGGTATCCGGTGGAGGTGCAGCCGGGTACGGACTCACGGATGATTGTGCCGTCGCCCCTCACCCTGGAGGGGGCCACGGACCGGTACCACCTCGGCCTGCAGTGGGGACAGTACCAGTTGTGGGCGTCCGAATCGGCGTCCGAGGGGAAGCGGCTGGGGCCGAAGCGGCGGGTGGCCACCGCCCGCGCCGACTCGCTCGAGCCGCTCCGCGCCGAAGGCCCGGCGGTCGAGATGAGTGACGTGAAGGTGCTCACGCTGCCCGACACGAGCGCCCAATCCCTCATCCGTCCCACCGAGCAGGCCACGCCGTATCCGTTCCGCGCCCTCACAGGGGACACGCCCCTCCTCCTTTCCTTCGAGCTGTATCACCTTGCCTACGGCGCCGACGACCGAACGCGGTATTCGATCGCCTACGAGGCAAGCGGGGAGACGAAGCGCGGCTGGACGGAGATCTTCCGGGGCACCGACACGCAGCGCACCAGCACCGAAATGACGATGGCGGGCACTGACCGTCGCACCGAGGAGGCGATTCTGCTCGACCTTTCTGAGATCGAGCGAGATGAGCCGCAGGACGTGCGGGTCACCGTCCGCGTGACCGACGAGGTCACGGGGACGACCGTCTCGCGGGACGTCGAGTTTGTGCTCCAACCCCGCGGGACATCGGCCCCACAGTGA
- a CDS encoding CDP-alcohol phosphatidyltransferase family protein, whose translation MFTLVSPFTTRLRSTTRIERWSLVNAVAVLLAAVGAVWLRALAPVLIAGVAMLGGLASIERDRWTPRGTFGVANGVTALRVGLLGLLAPAASVGPWPFVALSLLFLGLDGLDGWLARRYHLSSSFGAFFDKETDALFLLLLCGLAAFQGILPLWILGAGLLRYGFVVVLFLLPTPQKTESRSSIARYVFGSMVGALLASFLLPPSLSRPLVAVATAALLVSFGQSLWGIVAPQWVLRES comes from the coding sequence GTGTTCACTCTCGTGTCGCCCTTCACCACGCGCCTCCGGTCTACGACGCGCATTGAGCGCTGGTCACTCGTCAACGCCGTTGCCGTGCTCCTTGCGGCCGTGGGCGCCGTGTGGCTTCGCGCCCTCGCTCCAGTTCTAATCGCGGGCGTGGCGATGCTCGGGGGGCTTGCCAGCATCGAACGGGATCGTTGGACCCCCCGTGGCACATTCGGCGTGGCCAACGGCGTGACTGCGCTTCGGGTAGGCCTGCTGGGCCTGCTCGCCCCCGCGGCGTCCGTCGGCCCGTGGCCCTTCGTCGCGCTGAGTCTTCTCTTTCTAGGCCTCGACGGCCTCGACGGGTGGCTGGCCCGTCGGTATCACCTCTCGTCGTCGTTTGGGGCGTTCTTCGATAAAGAAACCGACGCCCTTTTTCTGCTTCTGCTCTGTGGCCTCGCGGCGTTCCAGGGGATTCTCCCACTCTGGATTTTGGGCGCTGGACTGCTGCGCTACGGGTTCGTGGTGGTTCTCTTTCTCCTTCCGACTCCGCAAAAGACCGAATCTCGATCGTCAATCGCCCGGTACGTGTTCGGGAGCATGGTCGGGGCGCTCCTCGCGTCGTTTCTTTTGCCCCCGAGCCTGTCGCGTCCGCTCGTGGCTGTGGCCACGGCGGCCTTGCTCGTGTCGTTTGGGCAGTCGCTCTGGGGGATCGTTGCTCCGCAGTGGGTGTTGAGGGAATCGTAA